In Edaphobacter bradus, the following are encoded in one genomic region:
- a CDS encoding M50 family metallopeptidase gives MNVLFGCMMFYFAGRAFWQGTVLQLTLGVAGLVVFSPRNLTARLAQKTPVLPPIPGDGTNALLDKMIWIFGLAGYLAAAKWWVRWAHSEGLARSYRPGSYLELLLALLVVTLVHELGHTIVGKALGMKLRGFVVGPFDWHIREGKWEFRFLPAKIFALDGATGVVPTTLEHFRSHQLCMIAAGPAASLIGGLLALGAALTAPGNSWEPAWHFLARIATLSLLASILNLIPFRAKNSYSDGAQIYQLLSKGPWGDYHRALSIVASTLVTPLRPRDYDIEAIQRAAACIAQGQRGLLLRLHASSYYLDRGQITEATQSLAEAEAIYRDSAQNISAELHTAFVFRTAFLRRDAAAARLWWQRMEAKNPTRFNVDYWLARSALCWVEHHLDEAQEAWHKAFALAQQLPKAGAYEYDRYRATLLWRALDQSLSARLTQDQPTTTR, from the coding sequence GTGAATGTCCTGTTCGGTTGCATGATGTTCTACTTTGCGGGACGCGCCTTCTGGCAAGGAACTGTGCTTCAGCTGACTTTGGGAGTTGCCGGGCTAGTCGTATTCTCGCCCCGCAACCTCACGGCCAGGCTCGCCCAAAAAACTCCTGTGCTGCCGCCCATTCCAGGTGACGGAACCAATGCTCTCCTCGACAAGATGATTTGGATATTCGGACTCGCCGGATACCTCGCAGCCGCCAAGTGGTGGGTGCGCTGGGCCCATTCCGAGGGTCTTGCGAGGTCCTATCGTCCTGGGTCTTACCTCGAACTCCTGCTTGCTCTTTTAGTCGTAACTTTAGTGCACGAGCTTGGTCATACCATCGTGGGCAAGGCCCTCGGAATGAAGCTTCGCGGTTTTGTCGTCGGGCCCTTCGACTGGCACATTCGCGAGGGCAAATGGGAGTTTCGCTTCCTTCCCGCAAAGATCTTTGCATTGGACGGTGCGACTGGTGTCGTTCCCACAACTCTGGAGCACTTTCGCTCCCACCAACTCTGCATGATTGCGGCTGGTCCGGCGGCGAGCCTCATCGGCGGCCTCCTCGCGCTCGGCGCCGCCCTCACCGCGCCGGGAAACTCCTGGGAGCCCGCCTGGCACTTTCTCGCCCGCATCGCCACTCTCTCCCTGCTCGCCTCCATCCTCAACCTCATTCCCTTCCGGGCTAAAAACTCGTACTCCGATGGCGCGCAGATCTACCAGCTCCTGTCGAAAGGTCCATGGGGCGACTACCACCGCGCGCTCTCCATTGTCGCTTCCACCCTCGTCACGCCGCTGCGCCCCCGCGATTACGACATCGAAGCGATCCAGCGGGCAGCCGCCTGCATTGCACAAGGACAACGAGGGCTGCTTCTGCGTCTCCATGCTTCTTCGTACTATCTTGATCGCGGCCAGATTACCGAGGCCACACAGTCGCTGGCCGAGGCGGAAGCAATCTATCGGGACTCCGCCCAGAACATCTCAGCCGAATTGCACACCGCGTTCGTCTTCCGCACAGCTTTTCTGCGGCGCGACGCCGCCGCTGCGCGCCTCTGGTGGCAGCGCATGGAAGCCAAAAATCCGACTCGCTTCAATGTCGATTACTGGCTGGCTCGCAGCGCACTCTGCTGGGTCGAACACCATCTCGATGAAGCACAGGAAGCGTGGCACAAAGCCTTCGCGTTGGCGCAGCAGCTACCGAAGGCCGGAGCTTACGAATACGACCGCTATCGCGCCACACTGTTGTGGCGGGCCTTGGATCAGTCCCTTTCAGCCCGCCTGACCCAGGACCAGCCCACAACAACGCGATGA
- a CDS encoding alkene reductase has protein sequence MTTKKLMTSLVLGPYTLRNRILMAPLTRTRAGDRNVPREMNIEYYRQRATAGLIISEATPVSPFGHGYRGTPGIHTKEQRDAWKRITDAVHEQGGLIFQQLWHVGRISHQDLQPGGVLPVSASAIRPEGSALTHDGLKPHPTPRALRSDEIAGVIEEFRHGAQLSMEAGFDGVEVHGANGYLPDQFLNSGSNNRTDDWGGSIENRARFLLEVTDAVVSVWGADRVGFRLSPANRHGDIDDANRWETYAYAVRELNQRHLAYIHLVSPRVDGAHDAETTMDLGPERFRPLITGNTRLIVAGGYKPADAESLVNRGIADAVAFGRLFISNPDLPKRIELDAPLNAYDRKTFYAQGVEGYLDYPMLDTAQPGFSTEILSSPQTA, from the coding sequence ATGACGACCAAGAAGCTAATGACCTCCCTGGTTTTGGGACCATATACATTGCGCAATCGCATTCTGATGGCGCCTTTGACGCGTACACGCGCTGGTGACCGCAATGTCCCCCGCGAGATGAACATCGAATACTACCGGCAGCGTGCAACCGCCGGTCTAATCATCAGCGAGGCGACTCCCGTTTCACCATTTGGGCATGGATACCGGGGAACACCCGGTATCCACACCAAAGAGCAGCGAGATGCGTGGAAGCGCATCACTGACGCTGTTCACGAGCAGGGCGGCCTCATCTTCCAGCAGCTCTGGCACGTCGGGCGAATCTCCCATCAGGATTTGCAACCTGGCGGAGTACTTCCCGTTTCTGCTTCAGCGATTCGACCGGAAGGCAGCGCCTTAACTCATGACGGCCTCAAGCCGCATCCCACACCGCGCGCTCTACGCTCTGACGAAATTGCTGGCGTCATTGAAGAGTTCCGGCACGGTGCTCAGCTCTCAATGGAAGCTGGGTTCGATGGCGTTGAGGTGCATGGAGCAAACGGCTATTTGCCGGACCAGTTCCTCAATAGTGGTTCTAATAACCGGACGGACGATTGGGGTGGATCCATCGAGAATCGTGCGCGTTTCCTCCTCGAGGTTACGGATGCTGTCGTCAGCGTGTGGGGAGCCGATCGCGTCGGCTTCCGGCTCTCGCCTGCGAACCGCCACGGAGATATTGACGACGCGAACCGCTGGGAGACCTATGCCTACGCAGTGCGCGAACTGAACCAACGGCATCTTGCATACATTCATCTTGTCAGCCCAAGAGTAGACGGCGCTCACGACGCAGAAACGACGATGGACCTCGGCCCGGAACGTTTTCGCCCCTTGATCACGGGGAACACGCGTCTTATTGTGGCCGGAGGATACAAACCTGCAGATGCCGAGTCCCTTGTAAATCGCGGGATCGCAGATGCTGTCGCCTTTGGAAGATTATTCATATCAAATCCTGATCTTCCAAAGCGGATCGAGTTGGACGCTCCGCTCAACGCGTACGATCGTAAGACCTTCTACGCGCAAGGCGTAGAAGGATATCTCGACTATCCGATGCTTGATACGGCTCAACCCGGGTTTTCCACAGAAATCCTGTCAAGCCCCCAAACCGCATAA
- a CDS encoding DUF3179 domain-containing protein gives MAQVLEEQRVGTRTWLWLALGLGCALVSAACVWIPMHVIRPFRPQDPTALTVALWFHDAGPWISGLCVAWLVAVTIWSWKRVAGGLRRLWFRIAMISLCMIAIAGACLTHVNIFEKMFHPYDAPAFGSADTVPVAPDDRVLAVRLGEHARAYPILTMGYHHIVNDTVGGVPITVTYCTLCHTGLVWDPVVDGKRLHFRLAGINNGNALMRDEETHSVWQQSTGEAIFGPLKGRHLNLIHSSELTFALWRKEQPQGDVLKPDAPYVPEYEKKGWESYVEKTPAMVDTKKSGIGPHQLMLGVTVAGKNKAYPIDSILAAKLIQDQVADSPVVVVVGSDGASIRVFEAAELTFARGEGDRVMQDAETGSGWNFQGCAVDGKLAGRCLKEIDANKDYWFDWMNHHPETAVFRG, from the coding sequence ATGGCACAGGTATTGGAAGAGCAGAGGGTAGGAACGAGGACGTGGTTGTGGCTCGCGCTTGGACTGGGGTGTGCCTTAGTGTCGGCGGCGTGCGTGTGGATTCCGATGCATGTGATCCGGCCGTTTCGTCCTCAGGATCCCACGGCGTTGACCGTGGCGCTTTGGTTTCACGATGCGGGGCCGTGGATTTCGGGTTTGTGCGTGGCGTGGCTTGTGGCGGTGACGATCTGGTCGTGGAAGAGAGTTGCTGGAGGGTTGAGACGGCTGTGGTTTCGGATCGCGATGATCAGTCTGTGCATGATTGCAATCGCAGGAGCTTGCCTGACGCATGTGAATATCTTCGAGAAGATGTTTCATCCGTACGATGCGCCGGCGTTTGGGAGTGCGGATACGGTACCGGTTGCTCCGGATGACAGAGTGCTGGCCGTGCGGCTTGGTGAGCATGCGCGCGCATACCCGATTCTGACGATGGGGTACCACCATATCGTGAATGACACAGTGGGCGGAGTGCCTATTACGGTGACGTACTGCACGCTGTGCCACACGGGGCTGGTCTGGGATCCCGTGGTTGATGGGAAGAGGCTGCATTTTCGGCTGGCGGGAATCAACAATGGGAATGCACTGATGCGCGATGAGGAGACGCACAGCGTCTGGCAACAGAGCACGGGAGAGGCGATCTTTGGGCCGTTGAAGGGGAGGCATCTGAATCTGATTCACAGCAGCGAGCTAACGTTTGCGCTGTGGCGTAAGGAGCAGCCACAGGGAGATGTGCTGAAGCCGGATGCGCCGTATGTCCCGGAGTATGAGAAGAAGGGCTGGGAAAGCTATGTCGAGAAGACTCCGGCGATGGTGGATACGAAAAAGTCAGGAATTGGGCCGCATCAGTTGATGCTGGGGGTGACGGTGGCGGGGAAGAATAAGGCCTACCCGATCGACTCGATTCTGGCGGCAAAGTTGATTCAGGATCAAGTGGCGGATTCGCCGGTGGTGGTTGTGGTGGGATCGGATGGAGCTTCCATTCGGGTGTTCGAGGCTGCGGAGCTTACGTTTGCCCGAGGCGAAGGTGACAGAGTGATGCAGGATGCCGAGACGGGGAGTGGGTGGAACTTTCAAGGATGCGCGGTGGATGGAAAGCTTGCGGGACGATGCCTGAAGGAGATCGACGCCAACAAAGATTACTGGTTCGACTGGATGAACCATCATCCTGAGACGGCGGTTTTCAGGGGCTGA
- a CDS encoding SDR family oxidoreductase: MSNKFAGKVAVITGASTGMGLATAKRFVQEGMDQVFITGRRKDALDAAVAEIGKNVTAVQGDVANLSDLDRLYEAVQKQNRKIDVIFANAGIAQLAPFGTVEEKFFDLHFNANVKGLFFTVQKALPLLKDGGSIILNGSIATIKGFPSISVYSATKAAVRSFARTWTNELRERRIRVNTISPGHIDTPIFEGWQQGDALAKMKEDLAKSVPLGRMGDPDEIAKAVSFLASDEASYVSGIELFVDGGVAQI, encoded by the coding sequence ATGTCTAACAAATTTGCAGGGAAGGTTGCGGTGATCACAGGCGCGTCGACTGGCATGGGGCTTGCAACCGCAAAGCGCTTCGTTCAAGAAGGCATGGATCAAGTCTTTATTACGGGCCGCCGCAAGGACGCGCTGGATGCCGCTGTTGCCGAGATCGGAAAGAATGTCACAGCAGTACAGGGAGATGTTGCGAACCTGAGCGATCTTGACCGCCTGTACGAAGCAGTCCAAAAACAGAACCGGAAGATTGACGTGATCTTTGCGAATGCCGGGATCGCCCAACTTGCGCCGTTCGGCACTGTAGAGGAGAAGTTCTTCGATCTGCACTTCAACGCGAACGTGAAGGGGCTCTTTTTCACAGTGCAGAAGGCGCTTCCCTTGCTGAAAGATGGCGGGTCGATCATTCTGAACGGATCGATTGCAACGATCAAAGGCTTTCCAAGCATCAGCGTTTACAGCGCCACCAAGGCGGCCGTCCGCTCCTTTGCGCGCACATGGACGAACGAACTCCGTGAGCGCCGAATTCGCGTAAACACGATCAGCCCTGGCCATATCGATACTCCGATCTTCGAGGGCTGGCAGCAGGGGGATGCGCTCGCGAAGATGAAAGAAGATCTCGCCAAGAGCGTGCCGCTGGGCCGCATGGGAGACCCGGACGAGATCGCCAAGGCTGTTTCTTTCCTGGCTTCGGATGAAGCCAGCTATGTCTCAGGGATCGAGTTATTTGTCGATGGCGGAGTTGCTCAAATCTAA
- a CDS encoding peroxiredoxin-like family protein, whose product MTTSKMQTTTELDEARGYYRNQVIPPEKLKIMDRATEELIASGTKAAALKEGDRVDDFILGDAHGKPVRLQSLLDAGPVVISFYRGGWCPYCNIELRGLQRVLPEIKALGASLVAISPQLPDNSLSTEEKNHLAFPVLSDVGNDVARRFGIVYRLPDDLLETYTAFNHGLADMNGEEGGTELPIPATYVLDRTGMIRLAFIEEDYTKRLDPQAILEALRGLVG is encoded by the coding sequence ATGACGACCTCGAAGATGCAGACAACAACCGAGCTAGATGAAGCGCGCGGCTATTACCGCAACCAGGTAATCCCACCCGAGAAGCTCAAGATAATGGATAGGGCCACCGAGGAACTGATAGCAAGCGGCACCAAAGCTGCTGCTCTCAAAGAGGGCGACCGTGTGGATGATTTCATCCTCGGAGATGCCCACGGTAAGCCAGTTCGGCTTCAAAGCCTTCTGGACGCCGGACCAGTCGTGATCTCTTTCTACCGTGGTGGCTGGTGCCCTTATTGCAACATCGAGTTGCGCGGCCTGCAACGCGTCCTGCCGGAAATCAAGGCGCTTGGAGCATCACTCGTGGCGATATCGCCGCAGCTTCCAGACAATTCACTTTCCACCGAGGAAAAGAACCATCTGGCGTTCCCGGTGTTGAGCGATGTGGGGAATGATGTTGCCCGCCGGTTCGGTATCGTCTACAGACTGCCTGACGACCTTCTGGAAACGTACACGGCATTCAATCACGGACTCGCCGATATGAACGGAGAAGAAGGCGGAACAGAACTCCCGATACCAGCCACCTATGTGCTGGACCGTACAGGCATGATCCGTCTGGCGTTCATCGAGGAAGACTACACAAAGCGGCTTGATCCGCAAGCCATCCTTGAAGCCTTGCGCGGTCTAGTTGGCTAA
- a CDS encoding flavin monoamine oxidase family protein — protein MSFTRRTFIQRMAQIGGYSAAFATMQALGLIPPVGASPLPQLPADFGKGKKVVILGAGIAGLVSAYELRRAGFECTILEARNRPGGRSWSVRNGTKVEFTDGTVQTCDWQSGGYFNPGPARIPSIHTHLLGYCQELGVPLEVEVNTSRSALMQADVLNGGTAVQQRQVVYDTRGYLAELLAKAINKHTLDDELSKEDLARLLDFVRDFGDLNNNDRYIGTTRAGFTTPPGAGPAQTVLHKPLKFTELLAANFSFGEFYEEQIDWQATMFQPIGGMDRIPYAFARALPAEIILYDSPVAEITTGDNNVVIAYTRSGAPQTLTADFCICTMPISVLAQTKNNFSPETQKAFTGMPLIALYKIAWESPRFWEKENNIYGGISFLHDTVDLVWYPTDKLFSPAGVLVAGFGSEREDTAGTARGGTFTSKPTHFGALSTEAKLEASRAAVEKLHPGRSHLLTKPIYVSWSKIPYSLGCFANIYLDSSGPAYAQLDKPQGRTYFAGDYLSHLVGWQEGAILSAHHAIERIARQIQT, from the coding sequence ATGAGCTTCACTCGGCGCACCTTCATCCAGCGCATGGCACAGATCGGCGGCTACTCCGCCGCCTTCGCTACCATGCAGGCCCTCGGACTCATCCCCCCGGTCGGCGCATCTCCGCTTCCACAGCTCCCCGCCGACTTCGGCAAGGGAAAGAAAGTCGTCATCCTCGGCGCAGGAATCGCCGGCCTTGTCTCCGCCTACGAGCTCCGCAGAGCCGGCTTCGAATGCACCATCCTCGAAGCCCGCAACCGCCCCGGCGGCCGCTCCTGGTCCGTCCGCAACGGCACTAAGGTCGAGTTCACCGACGGCACTGTCCAGACCTGCGACTGGCAGAGCGGCGGCTATTTCAACCCCGGACCCGCCCGCATCCCCTCCATCCACACCCATCTCCTCGGATACTGCCAGGAGCTGGGTGTCCCCCTCGAAGTCGAGGTCAACACCTCCCGCTCCGCCTTGATGCAGGCCGACGTTCTCAATGGAGGAACGGCCGTCCAGCAGCGTCAGGTCGTCTACGACACGCGCGGCTACCTCGCCGAGCTCCTCGCCAAAGCCATCAACAAGCACACCCTCGACGACGAACTCTCAAAGGAAGACCTCGCCCGCCTCCTCGACTTCGTCCGCGACTTCGGCGACCTCAACAACAACGACCGCTACATCGGCACCACCCGCGCCGGCTTCACCACGCCTCCCGGCGCAGGCCCGGCACAGACGGTCTTGCACAAGCCGTTGAAGTTCACCGAGCTCCTCGCCGCCAACTTCTCCTTCGGCGAGTTCTACGAGGAGCAGATCGACTGGCAGGCCACAATGTTCCAGCCCATCGGCGGCATGGATCGCATCCCCTACGCCTTCGCGCGTGCGCTTCCGGCAGAGATCATCCTCTACGACTCTCCCGTCGCAGAGATCACTACCGGCGACAACAACGTTGTCATCGCCTACACCAGATCCGGCGCGCCCCAGACCCTCACCGCCGACTTCTGCATCTGCACCATGCCCATCTCCGTCCTTGCCCAGACAAAGAACAACTTCTCCCCCGAGACCCAGAAGGCCTTCACCGGCATGCCCTTGATCGCCCTCTACAAGATCGCCTGGGAGTCGCCACGCTTCTGGGAGAAGGAAAACAACATCTACGGCGGAATCTCCTTCCTCCACGACACCGTCGACCTCGTCTGGTACCCCACCGATAAGCTCTTCTCGCCTGCCGGGGTCCTGGTTGCCGGTTTCGGCTCCGAGCGCGAAGACACCGCTGGCACAGCCCGGGGGGGCACTTTCACGAGCAAGCCCACTCATTTCGGAGCTCTCTCCACGGAGGCCAAGCTCGAAGCCTCCCGCGCCGCCGTCGAAAAACTCCACCCCGGCCGCTCTCACCTTCTCACCAAACCCATCTACGTCAGTTGGTCGAAGATCCCCTATTCCCTCGGCTGCTTCGCCAACATCTACCTCGACAGCAGCGGCCCCGCGTATGCCCAGCTCGACAAGCCGCAGGGCCGCACCTACTTCGCCGGAGACTACCTCTCTCACCTCGTAGGCTGGCAGGAAGGCGCAATCCTCTCCGCCCACCACGCCATCGAACGCATCGCCAGACAAATCCAAACCTAG